In Panicum virgatum strain AP13 chromosome 5K, P.virgatum_v5, whole genome shotgun sequence, the genomic window TCTGGAACCCTccgaccaccaccgccgccgcgctggggTCCCCGGCCTTCACCCCCTTCATCTCGACCAAGGCGAGGCACGCGGTCTGGCTGTTCACGTCCACCATCGAGCTGCTGCCCACGAACGTCCAGCTCTTCCCACGCTCGAGCACCAGGGCGATGTCCGGCACGGCGTAGCCGAGGCGCGTGTTCCCCAGCATGCTCGATCGGTAGCAGAGCTCGAAGGGCGCCACCGTCGGGACCTTGGCGTCGTTCCGCGCCAGGGCCCTGTCGAACGCGTCCACGACCGGGCGGTACACGTCCGGCCGGAGCGCGGTGTACGCCACCCGGGTGCAGagcacgacgccgccgccggcgagcgcgttcGCGGGGAGCGGCACCTGCGCCTGGTTCACGGCGATGCCCTGCACCGGGATGTAGTACAGGGGGTTGTCTTTCCTGCCGCGGAGCGGGGTGAACGCCAGCGTCGCCGTGAGGTCGCCCATGGAGGAATCCGGGAGGAGGAACAGCGGGCCCCCGCCGAAGATGGCGACGCCCTCGCCGCTCCTCGGGAGGCAGAGCAGGAACTTCCTGGCGACGCGCTGCGAGGCCGCGACCTGCGCCGGCAGCGCCTGGCCGGACGCCGAGAGCCCCGCGACGCCCGTCACGTCCCTGGGCAGCGACGCCAGGATGTTCCtgggcgcgcacgccgccaCGGCCCGGACGGAGACCTGCTGCAGCGGGTTCTTGCCGTCGGTGGTGTTGACGATGAACCTGGTGTGGACGAGGTTCGCGGCGGCGCACTGCCCCGTGATGGGGTTGTACGGGTAGGCCCTGCACCGCTTCTTGCAGGGCTGGCCGGCGATGCGGCAGCTCGGGGCGCGGTAGGCGTTGGCGTGCCTGCACTCCGTGGCATTGCAGGAGAAGGCCGCCGGCAGGTGGTCGCTGGCGCAGGTGGACCAGAGCAGCGGGCCGGCGAGGTCGATGACGTGGTTGTCGCCGTCCCTGATGGGGACGGTGTAGAGGGAGGTGGCCGGGTCCTTGGCCACCGGGATGAGCACGGGGTAGGCGCACGAAGCCGGCCACGCTAGTacgagcagcgcggcggccaAGAGGATGAGGGGCGCGGGCCGTGGCGTCTCCATGGTTGATGCGGAGCTTCCTTTTGAGCTGGCCTGTGATTGGTGGTTGATGATGCGTCTGCTGCTCCTTATATAGACATATAGTGCTTGCCACTCACAGATCTCACTGAGCTCTCCGCACAGGAATGGCGATTCCCGTTAGTCTATATCAGTAAAAAAGAATCTtaatatttaaaagtattaaataaaggttaattataaaactaattgtagaATCCCGAgactaaattgcgagacgaatctaatgaggtatattaattcatgattagtgAATGATTACTATAGCATCGCTGtagaaaattatgaattaattaggttcattagattcgtcttgcgaattAGCACACATtcataaacaaattttatttgatattaaaatatagtaaaaaaaTTTTAATGTGATTTGTGGAACCAAACAAGACCTGATCTTGCCTGCTGCCATGCCGATCGGGCATAGCTGAGGCGTATCAACGAAGGCGCGCAGGCAACGAAAGCCGGTACACGCGTCACTCGGGA contains:
- the LOC120710834 gene encoding chitinase CLP-like, whose amino-acid sequence is METPRPAPLILLAAALLVLAWPASCAYPVLIPVAKDPATSLYTVPIRDGDNHVIDLAGPLLWSTCASDHLPAAFSCNATECRHANAYRAPSCRIAGQPCKKRCRAYPYNPITGQCAAANLVHTRFIVNTTDGKNPLQQVSVRAVAACAPRNILASLPRDVTGVAGLSASGQALPAQVAASQRVARKFLLCLPRSGEGVAIFGGGPLFLLPDSSMGDLTATLAFTPLRGRKDNPLYYIPVQGIAVNQAQVPLPANALAGGGVVLCTRVAYTALRPDVYRPVVDAFDRALARNDAKVPTVAPFELCYRSSMLGNTRLGYAVPDIALVLERGKSWTFVGSSSMVDVNSQTACLALVEMKGVKAGDPSAAAVVVGGFQMENHLLQFDLEKQQLGFAKVPAFSACNNFNFTKTQ